The Balaenoptera acutorostrata chromosome 15, mBalAcu1.1, whole genome shotgun sequence genome contains a region encoding:
- the SNN gene encoding stannin — translation MSIMDHSPTTGVVTVIVILIAIAALGALILGCWCYLRLQRISQSEDEESIVGDGETKEPFLLVQYSAKGPCVERKAKLTPNGPEVHG, via the coding sequence ATGTCCATCATGGACCACAGCCCCACCACCGGTGTGGTCACGGTCATCGTCATCCTCATCGCCATCGCTGCCCTGGGGGCCTTGATCCTGGGCTGCTGGTGCTACCTGCGGCTGCAGCGCATCAGCCAGTCGGAGGACGAGGAGAGCATCGTGGGGGATGGCGAGACCAAGGAGCCCTTCCTGCTGGTGCAGTACTCGGCCAAGGGACCGTGCGTGGAGAGGAAGGCCAAGCTGACCCCCAACGGCCCTGAAGTCCACGGCTGA
- the TXNDC11 gene encoding thioredoxin domain-containing protein 11 isoform X2 — protein sequence MQKTETLLLFSCNISVSSEPGVLGYFEFSGSPQPPGYLTFFTSALHSLKKDYLGTVRFGVITNKHLAKLVSLVHSGSVYLHRHFNTSLVFPREVINYTAENIYKWALENRETLLRWLRPHGGKSLLLNNELKKGPALFVFIPFNPLAESHPLIDEITEVALEYNNCHGDQVVERLLQHLRRVDAPVFKSLAPEPPAQLPDPPLITESPCCNTVVLPQWHSISRTHNVCELCVNQTAGGLRPRSVSMPQCSFFEMAAALDSFYLKEQTFYHVASDSIECRNFLSFYSPFSYYTACCRTINRGVTGFIDSEQDVFETPTIAFSSLEKKCEVDTPSSVPHIEENRYLFPELDVDSTSFIGLSCRTNKTLNIYLLDSNLFWLYAERLGAPSAARVKGFAAIVDVKEESHYVLDPKQALMKFTLESFIQNFSVLYSPLKRHLIGSDSAQFPSQRLITEVTTDTFWEVVLQKQDVLLLYYAQWCGFCPALNHVFIQLARLLPTDTFTVARIDVSQNDLPWEFMVDRLPTVLFFPCNRKDLSVKYPEDLPITLPNLLRFILHHSDPASAPQNLVNPPTKECLQREAVLQQGHISHLEREIQKLRAEISALQQAQGQVEAWLSSTRRDEQQLRRRQHTLERQRSLLQRHSEQLQALHEQKSRQLEEVARQLQELADASENLLTENTWLKILVATMEQKLEGRDGAEGRAPPDEARSDYRKPSGAPRLPASTPPPSNVSSTLASERSTENRTD from the exons attACCTAGGAACAGTACGATTTGGGGTTATCACAAATAAACATCTTGCGAAACTGGTATCCTTAGTACACTCTGGAAGTGTGTATTTACATAGACATTTCAACACATCACTT GTCTTTCCCAGGGAGGTCATCAACTACACAGCTGAGAACATCTATAAGTGGGCCTTAGAAAACCGAGAGACGCTCCTTCGATGGCTGCGGCCACACGGCGGCAAGAGTCTCCTGCTGAACAATGAACTGAAGAAGGGACCAGCACTTTTTGTATTTATACCTTTTAATCCCTTAGCCGAAAGTCATCCTTTAATAGATGAG ATCACCGAAGTGGCCTTGGAGTACAACAACTGTCACGGGGACCAGGTGGTGGAGCGGCTCCTTCAGCACCTGCGGCGAGTGGACGCCCCGGTGTTCAAGTCTCTGGCACCTGAGCCCCCGGCCCAGCTACCGGACCCGCCGCTGATAACGGAGTCCCCCTGCTGCAACACCGTGGTGCTGCCCCAGTGGCACTCCATCTCCAGGACCCACAACGTGTGTGAACTGTGTGTCAACCAGACCGCCGGCGGCCTCAGGCCAAGGTCGGTCAGCATGCCCCAGTGCAGCTTTTTCGAGATGGCAGCAGCTCTGGATTCTTTCTACCTCAAGGAGCAGACCTTTTATCATGTGGCATCAGACAGCATAGAATGCAGGAATTTTCTAAGTTTCTATAGCCCTTTCAGCTACTACACTGCATGTTGCAGGACCATAAACAGGGGCGTGACAGGCTTCATTGATTCTGAACAAGATGTCTTTGAAACCCCGACCATTGCATTTTCTTCCCTTGAGAAGAAATGTGAGGTTGATACCCCAAGCTCCGTTCCTCACATTGAGGAGAACAGGTATCTCTTTCCTGAACTGGACGTGGATAGCACAAGCTTCATAGGCCTGAGCTGCAGAACCAACAAGACCCTGAACATCTACCTTTTGGATTCCAATTTATTTTGGTTGTATGCAGAGAGGCTGGGTGCTCCGAGCGCTGCTCGGGTGAAAGGATTTGCTGCAATTGTTGACGTGAAAGAAGAGTCTCACTATGTCTTGGATCCAAAACAAGCTCTTATGAAGTTCACCCTAG aGTCTTTCATTCAAAACTTCAGCGTTCTCTACAGTCCCTTGAAAAGGCATCTTATTGGAAGTGACTCTGCCCAGTTCCCATCTCAACGTTTAATCACTGAAGTGACAACTGATACCTTTTGGGAAGTAGTCCTTCAAAAACAG GATGTGTTGCTGCTTTATTATGCACAGTGGTGCGGCTTCTGTCCAGCCCTCAATCACGTCTTTATCCAGCTAGCTCGGCTCCTGCCCACGGATACATTCACTGTGGCGAG GATTGATGTATCTCAGAATGATCTTCCTTGGGAATTTATGGTTGACCGTCTTCCTACTGTCTTATTTTTCCCCTGTAACAG aAAGGACCTAAGTGTGAAATACCCCGAAGACCTTCCCATCACCCTTCCAAATCTGCTGAGGTTCATTTTGCATCACTCAGACCCTGCTTCTGCCCCCCAGAACTTGGTTAACCCTCCTACCAAAGAGTGTCTTCAGAGAGAGGCCGTCCTGCAGCAGGGGCACATCTCCCATCTGGAGAGGGAGATCCAGAAGCTGAGGGCGGAGATCAGCGCCCTGCAGCAGGCGCAGGGGCAGGTGGAGGCCTGGCTCTCGAGCACGCGCAGGGACGAGCAGCAGCTGCGGCGGCGGCAGCACACGCTGGAGAGGCAGCGCAGCCTGCTCCAGCGGCACAGCGAGCAGCTGCAGGCCCTGCACGAGCAGAAGAGCCGGCAGCTTGAGGAGGTGGCCCGCCAGCTCCAGGAGCTGGCCGATGCCTCGGAGAACCTCCTCACCGAGAACACCTGGCTCAAGATCCTCGTGGCCACCATGGAGCAGAAACTGGAGGGCAGGGACGGGGCCGAAGGCCGTGCTCCCCCGGACGAGGCGCGATCGGACTACCGCAAGCCCTCGGGCGCCCCCCGGCTACCAGCCAGCACCCCTCCGCCTTCCAACGTCAGCTCCACGCTGGCCTCCGAAAGGAGCACCGAGAACAGGACAGACTAA